In Drosophila innubila isolate TH190305 chromosome 2R unlocalized genomic scaffold, UK_Dinn_1.0 1_C_2R, whole genome shotgun sequence, the following are encoded in one genomic region:
- the LOC117785543 gene encoding sterol regulatory element-binding protein cleavage-activating protein gives MAAATDGSAKTAAAAAASASLPLTANGSSGAGSTNKSPKMKINSQPVTTTSSSSGLPASVSHFYYKHGLFLSSYPTCASSIALMAILLSCYPLMNIPLPGTIPTKIVLPYEGRYTPLFGEASATLSTAFNQSGSSAAAGGSTSTTQTTPSPPPLLNGSSSSDRGSLPWAQSNPALYVQQITLRVSVLPWSDEMQLMDAFRAPLYEVFKLLEIVRNHQSSENQRTLEQNCLHVENVKRGAQGHLDQIFPEYGCLLLSPANLWTQNAQNFTRDTNILNTIFQYHNLQKSKVSTAEMLFGLPMQDTGFKRYPLRARSRIIQYAMTLILKQNDAEYLETLKEKLLRYYPPLTAVPSGVEEEPSTITYIFYPGEYKIWEFLPLSVAFVLVFVYVYFSVRKIDVFRSRVLLALCSVITTLGSLAMSLGLCFFFGLTISLQSKDIFPYLVILVGLENSLVITKSVVSMDETFDVKIRVAQALSKEGWHITKTLLTEITILTIGLATFVPVIQEFCIFAIVGLISDFMLQMLLFSTILAMNIKRTEYTTEAKHLPKMMLSCTLGNGQHGSGSLGRQEFRFFGAALPTLPPFVPGTFQRSQSHPKLCFADGVGADRATLVNGHAGHGTQEPRIPKRIKIVNFWARTRFFQRAFMIWMSVWICSIVYNSGCLEQLFSMQSNGTMSTAYELQRHLQATRGAVSSFLQGFKPTGERPLGSTPNYVTPATEREETLHEINETAAELLRLRYPNFELNYFLSNFHWSTIMKQYNVTLSGQYVTLLPTIRLTHAISPELATLLRNPQEQLQQNFQWKALAAALDPLDFNDDDARRESPMVMQGGMPLVPKSPMEIFFAILLCCISIFVLCYTMVVFYRCICTRNYAEWRSSWNESEAPHTQTEHILEGVPTQIAGHKHRIECLVSDGNYIISCCLKGQIRVWDGRSGEQLTSIERNDMQIAQPRQDGQTLLRKLHSSPVWCLDYFDNLIAVGCANGRVELWEAPAGVLKCAYQEDAKRNQGITHIHLNGDRVIVARLNGRLDFYRLETYYKGKQIDWGFTSAYRRTHVRTGSTGSLGLMLQQQQRSQQDAAQKTTKEEMKITLEGVRLAHQQPITCMQVVNDMVFTGSQDHTLKVYCLNKSDVEYTLHGHCGPITCLFVDRWQPGTGGSGSQDGLLCVWDLFTGACMYNIQAHDGAVSCLACAPSYVISLGTDERICVWERFQGNLLTTINISNAYSSLLMLTPSLLVTSKMGSLIVWDVRTGQPAREVKLDFANLQLCPKIMMLACDSVVCDYGNEIRVVRFPIVADKCH, from the exons TTATCCATTGATGAACATACCGTTACCTGGCACCATACCCACCAAAATAGTGCTACCCTATGAGGGACGCTACACGCCTCTCTTTGGCGAGGCATCAGCGACATTATCAACCGCCTTTAATCAAAGTGGAAGCAGTGCAGCAGCTGGAGGATCAACATctacaacacaaacaacaccATCGCCCCCTCCACTGTtgaatggcagcagcagcagcgatcGGGGAAGTCTGCCCTGGGCACAGAGCAATCCGGCATTGTACGTGCAACAGATTACGTTGCGGGTTAGCGTGTTGCCCTGGTCCGATGAGATGCAGCTAATGGATGCGTTTCGAGCGCCGCTTTatgaagtttttaaattgctcgAAATTGTACGCAATCATCAGAGCAGCGAGAA TCAGCGCACACTGGAGCAAAACTGTCTGCATGTGGAGAATGTTAAACGTGGTGCCCAGGGTCATCTGGATCAGATCTTTCCCGAATACGGCTGCCTTTTACTATCGCCCGCAAATCTTTGGACACAAAATGCCCAGAACTTTACCAGAGATACAAACATATTGAACACCATCTTTCAGTATCAT AATCTACAGAAATCGAAAGTTTCGACAGCGGAAATGCTTTTTGGATTGCCCATGCAGGATACGGGATTCAAGCGTTATCCACTCCGTGCTCGCTCCCGGATCATACAGTATGCGATGACGCTGATCCTCAAGCAGAACGATGCCGAGTATCTGGAGACGCTGAAGGAGAAGCTCCTGCGATATTATCCACCATTGACAGCGGTGCCGTCTGGAGTGGAGGAGGAGCCATCGACGATAACGTACATCTTTTATCCGGGGGAGTACAAAATCTGGGAGTTTCTGCCCTTATCCGTGGCCTTTGTCCTGGTCTTTGTGTACGTGTACTTCTCCGTGCGTAAGATCGATGTGTTCCGTTCCCGTGTCCTGCTGGCGCTTTGCAGTGTGATCACCACATTGGGCAGCCTGGCCATGTCGCTGGGATTGTGCTTCTTTTTTGGATTGACAATCTCATTGCAGTCGAAGGATATATTCCCGTACCTGGTTATATTGGTGGGATTGGAGAACAGTTTGGTGATCACCAAGAGCGTTGTTTCCATGGACGAGACCTTCGATGTGAAGATCCGCGTGGCGCAGGCTCTCAGCAAGGAGGGTTGGCACATAACCAAGACCCTGCTGACGGAGATTACCATATTGACCATTGGATTGGCCACCTTTGTGCCCGTCATCCAGGagttttgcatctttgccatCGTTGGTCTCATCTCCGACTTTATGCTTCAGATGCTGCTCTTCTCCACCATTCTGGCCATGAATATCAAGCGGACGGAGTACACCACAGAGGCAAAGCATCTGCCCAAGATGATGCTTAGCTGTACGCTGGGAAATGGACAGCACGGATCTGGTTCATTGGGTCGTCAGGAATTTCGTTTCTTTGGAGCAGCGCTGCCAACGCTTCCGCCTTTTGTGCCAGGCACCTTTCAGCGTTCCCAATCGCATCCGAAGCTGTGCTTTGCCGATGGCGTTGGCGCCGATCGAGCCACGCTGGTGAATGGACATGCCGGACATGGAACACAGGAACCGCGTATTCCCAAACGCATTAAGATTGTGAATTTCTGGGCACGCACACGTTTCTTTCAGCGCGCCTTCATGATCTGGATGAGTGTCTGGATCTGCTCGATTGTATACAATTCGGGCTGCTTGGAGCAGCTGTTCAGCATGCAGAGCAACGGCACTATGAGCACCGCCTACGAGCTGCAGCGCCATCTGCAGGCAACTCGCGGTGCCGTCAGCAGTTTCTTGCAGGGATTCAAGCCGACGGGCGAGCGGCCACTGGGAAGCACACCCAACTATGTGACACCAGCGACTGAGCGCGAGGAGACACTGCACGAGATTAATGAGACGGCGGCTGAGCTGCTTCGACTGAGATATCCCAACTTTGAGCTTAACTATTTTCTGTCCAACTTCCATTGGTCGACCATCATGAAGCAGTACAATGTAACACTCAGTGGACAATATGTGACCCTGCTGCCGACCATACGACTGACACATGCCATATCGCCGGAATTGGCGACACTATTGCGCAATCCgcaggagcaactgcagcagaaTTTTCAGTGGAAGGCTCTGGCTGCAGCACTCGATCCGCTGGACTTTAATGATGACGATGCGAGACGCGAGTCACCGATGGTTATGCAGGGCGGGATGCCCCTGGTGCCCAAGAGTCCCATGGAGATCTTCTTTGCCATTCTGCTGTGCTGCATCAGCATCTTTGTGCTCTGCTACACAATGGTTGTCTTCTATCGTTGCATCTGCACCCGCAACTATGCCGAGTGGCGTTCCAGCTGGAATGAATCGGAggcgccacacacacaaaccgaGCATATACTGGAGGGTGTGCCCACCCAGATTGCTGGTCACAAGCATCGGATTGAGTGCCTCGTCTCGGATGGCAATTACATCATCAGTTGCTGCCTGAAGGGACAGATTCGTGTCTGGGATGGACGCAGTGGCGAGCAGTTGACCAGCATTGAACGCAACGATATGCAGATTGCCCAACCACGTCAGGATGGTCAGACTCTGCTGCGCAAGCTGCACAGTTCGCCGGTTTGGTGTCTGGACTACTTTGATAATCTCATTGCCGTTGGCTGTGCCAATGGACGGGTCGAACTGTGGGAGGCACCCGCCGGAGTGCTCAAGTGTGCCTATCAGGAGGATGCCAAAAGGAATCAGGGCATCACTCACATCCATCTGAATGGCGATCGAGTGATTGTGGCTCGACTGAATGGACGTCTTGATTTCTATCGTCTGGAGACCTATTACAAGGGCAAACAGATCGATTGGGGATTCACCTCCGCCTACAGACGCA CGCACGTACGCACCGGCTCCACAGGCAGCCTGGGGTTaatgctgcaacagcagcagcgcagtcaACAGGATGCAGCGCAGAAGACAACCAAGGAGGAGATGAAGATCACACTGGAGGGCGTGAGATTGGCACATCAACAGCCCATCACATGTATGCAGGTGGTCAATGATATGGTGTTTACCGGCAGCCAAGATCACACTCTCAAG GTTTATTGCCTTAACAAGTCGGATGTGGAGTACACGCTGCATGGACATTGCGGTCCGATAACCTGCCTCTTTGTCGATCGCTGGCAGCCTGGCACTGGCGGATCTGGCTCACAGGATGGTCTACTGTGTGTCTGGGATCTGTTTACGGGCGCCTGCATGTACAATATACAAGCGCATGACGGTGCCGTCAGCTGTCTGGCCTGTGCGCCCAGCTATGTCATCTCATTGGGCACCGATGAGCGTATATGCGTTTGGGAACGCTTTCAGGGCAATCTACTGACCACCATTAACATCTCGAATGCCTATTCCAGTTTGTTAATGCTAACGCCATCGCTCTTGGTCACCAGCAAGATGG GATCGCTCATTGTGTGGGATGTGCGAACGGGTCAGCCAGCACGTGAGGTCAAACTGGACTTTGCCAATCTGCAGCTGTGTCCCAAAATCATGATGCTCGCCTGCGACTCCGTTGTCTGCGACTACGGCAATGAAATACGCGTTGTCCGGTTTCCCATTGTGGCCGACAAGTGCCACTAA
- the LOC117783344 gene encoding zinc finger HIT domain-containing protein 3, giving the protein MECVSCANVTNKYKCSKCLAPYCSLCCYQKHKESTQCEEVARSQETTRHQQLGKLAPEEEEPTVYAPFSTEDTIQPALLQKLDNYEPLRELLYNPHLRSLLQQIDVAHNANLTMTAAMQEPLFIEFANACLQVVEPMTEEERAELQLSS; this is encoded by the exons ATGGAGTGCGTGAGTTGTGCGAATGTAactaataaatacaaatgcagCAAGTGCTTAGCTCCCTA CTGCTCTTTGTGTTGCTATCAAAAGCACAAGGAATCGACGCAATGTGAGGAAGTTGCCAGATCACAGGAGACAACTCGCCACCAACAGCTTGGCAAGCTTGCACCCGAAGAAGAGGAGCCAACGGTATACGCACCCTTCAGTACGGAAGATACCATTCAGCCTGCTCTGCTCCAGAAGTTGG ACAACTACGAGCCACTGCGTGAACTGCTTTACAATCCGCATCTGCGTTCGCTGCTCCAGCAAATTGATGTTGCGCATAATGCAAATCTAACAATGACAGCCGCCATGCAAGAACCACTTTTCATTGAATTCGCCAACGCCTGTCTGCAGGTTGTTGAACCGATGACAGAAGAGGAGCGCGCCGAGTTGCAGCTGTCCAGTTGA
- the LOC117785549 gene encoding UPF0587 protein GA18326, protein MVRVGLQISATLENIDKLETDADYAFFFKLTCSNCGETSDKWHDIIESERVQQDTRNSVGFNFYMKCKMCGRENSMDVVEKSSVPYTADDAGSFKTIVIFDCRGVEPVEFSPRTGWKVQSAENGQSFEDVDLSEDDWVEYDQKNNNSVGVYEFASKFIKLKK, encoded by the exons ATGGTACGCGTTGGACTTCAAATCTCAGCTACGCTGGAGAATATTGATAAGCTGGAAACAGATGCCGACTATGCCTTCTTCTTCAAACTGACCTGCAGCAATTGCGGCGAAACGTCCGACAAATGGCACGACATCATCGAATCGGAGCGCGTGCAGCAGGACACTCGCAATTCCGTGGGATTCAACTTTTACATGAAGTGCAAAATGTGTGGACGTGAGAACAGCATGGATGTTGTGGAAAAGTCCAGCG TGCCTTATACGGCGGATGATGCCGGCAGCTTTAAGACCATTGTTATCTTCGATTGCCGGGGAGTGGAACCTGTTGAGTTCTCTCCCCGCACCGGCTGGAAGGTGCAATCGGCAGAGAATGGTCAGTCCTTTGAGGATGTTGACCTGTCCGAAGACGATTGGGTGGAGTACGATCAGAAGAATAACAACTCCGTGGGCGTTTACGAATTTGCTTCCAAGtttataaaactgaaaaaataa
- the LOC117783346 gene encoding COP9 signalosome complex subunit 9 homolog, whose protein sequence is MDLNMKPSLAVDEMFSEVAGYMDMEESGSATGMMMDHLPTPTNDKHVHADFYNDFDDLFDDDDNWAKVRGANDNGSK, encoded by the exons ATGGATTTAAACATGAAACCGTCATTAGCTGTCGATGAAATGTTCTCAGAAGTGGCCGGCTACATGGACATGGAGGAG TCGGGCAGTGCCACAGGAATGATGATGGATCATCTGCCCACACCCACAAATGACAAACATGTACATGCCGATTTCTATAACGATTTCGACGATCTATTCGATGACGATGATAACTGGGCCAAAGTCAGAGGTGCCAACGACAATGGTTCCAAGTAG